The following proteins come from a genomic window of Gossypium raimondii isolate GPD5lz chromosome 5, ASM2569854v1, whole genome shotgun sequence:
- the LOC105768735 gene encoding dnaJ homolog subfamily C GRV2 isoform X2, whose amino-acid sequence MDQHHSSITAPSPQEEPEYLARYFVIKHSWRGRYKRILCISNVAIITLDPSTLSVTNSYDASRDFETAMPVISRDENSTEFNMSVRTDGKGKFKAIKFSSRYRSSILTELHRISWNRLAPVAEFPVLLLRGHHAEWILLKLKVTYVGVELIDLKSGDPRWCLDFRDMSSPAIVLLADAYGKKSIDHGGFVLCPLYGRKSKAFQAASGTTNSAIISSLTKTAKSMVGVSLSVDKSQSLTATEYIKQRAKEAVGAAETPCGGWYVTRLRSAAHGTLNVPGLSFSVGPKGGLGEHGDAVSRQLILTKASLVERRPYNYEAVIVRPLSSVSCLVRFAEEPQMFAIEFNDGCPIHVYASTSRDNLLAAIRDVLQIERQCAVPVLPRLTIPGHRVDPPCGRATLQFGQQFALADMESASMHLKHLAAAAKDAVAEGGSIPGSRAKLWRRIREFNACIPYSGVPPNIEVPEVAMMALITMLPATPNLPLESSPLPPPSPKAAATVVGFVACLRRLLASKSAASHVMSFPAAVGRIMGLLRNGSQGIAAEAAGLVAALIGGGPRDTNLLTDSKGEQHATIMHTKSVLFSQSGYVSILVNRLKPMSVSPLLSMTIVEVLEAMICDPHGETTQYTVFVELLRQVAGLKRRLFAMFGHPAEGVRETVAVIMRTIAEEDAIAAESMREAALRDGALLRHLLHAFFLFDGERREVSRQLVALWADSYQPALELLSRVLPPGLVAYLHTRSDGVLEDSIQEGILTSKRQSRLLQQRRGRTGQGITSQEQPFPSVNNFEAGDAVRQMNAGYQKSTIDPNAGQVSNQSSAAYSVESLTTDAYSTGISQNGHLVMAASTDVPSANVHGASEINASNAVDSDSNVVGSHNTGLPTPAQVVVENTPVGSGRLLCNWPEFWRAFSLDHNRADLIWNERTRQELREALQAEAHKLDVEKGRTEDIVPGCATVETMSDQECILRISWNYSEFSISYPSLSKEVCVGQYYLRLLLESGSSDRAQDFPLRDPVAFFRALYHRFLCDADIGLTVGGAVPDELGSSDDWCDVGRLDGFGGGGGSSVRELCARAMSIVYEHHCNTIGPFEGTAHITVLLDRTDDRTLRHRLLLLLKVLMKVLANVESCVLVGGCVLAVDLLTVVHEASERTAIPLQSNLIAATAFMEPLKEWMYSDKDGEEVGPLEKDAIRRLWSKNAIDWTTRCWASGMVDWKRLRDIRELRWALSGRVPVLTPTQVGEAALSVLHSMVSAHSDLDDAGEMVTPTPRAMLSGEPSIVEAAAALLKAIVTRNPKAMMRLYSTGAFYFALAYAGSNLFSIAQLFSVTHLLQAFHGGEEAAVSSSLPLAKRSVLGGLLPESLLYVLERSGPLAFAAAMVSDSDTPEIIWTHKMRAENLICQVLQHLGDFPQQLSQHCHSLYDYAPMPPVTYPELRDEMWCHRYYLRNLCDEIRFPSWPIVEHVEFLQSLLVMWREELTRKPMDLSEEEACKILEITLGDVSSDVADQKYSHKVTEEISTISKQIENIDEETLKRQYRKLAMKYHPDKNPEGREKFLAVQRAYERIQATMQGLQGPQPWRLLLLLKGQCILYRRYGDVLVPFKYAGYPMLLSAVTVDKEDNNFLSSERAPLLVTASELVWLTCASSSLNGEELVRDGGIKLLATLLSRCMFVVQPTTTANEPSAIIVTNVIRTFSVLSQFETARDEMLELSGLVQDIVHCTELELVPAALDASLQTIAHVSVSSDLQDAFIKAGVLWYLLPLLLQYDSTAEDSDTSKSHGVGARVQIAKNMHAIRASQALSRLSGLCSDESSTPYNAPVVNALRALLTPKLASMLRDQVPKDLLSKLNSNLESPEIIWNSATRAELLKFVDQQRASLGPDGSYDLKDSHIFGYEALSKELFVGNVYLRVYNNQPDLEISEPEAFCVALIGFIAFLVHNVREILNINISSPKSDEHQSDTTGTSVNEQQVPDDSMATSDVKDKEENLMIKNLQFGLKSLKNLLSTHSNLASIFSTKEKLLPIFECFSVPVAPESNIPQLCLKILSLLTAYASSSEAMVADGSNLLLLLQMLHSAPACREGALHVLYALASTPELAWAAAKHGGIVYILALLLPLQEEIPLQQRAAAASLLGKLVAQPMHGPRVAITLARFFPDGLVSIIRDGPGEAVVSALEQNTETPELVWTPAMAASLSAQIATMVSNLYHEQTKGRVIDWDVPEQPSSQQEMRDEPQVGGIYVRLFLKDPKFPLRNPKRFLEGLLDQYLSSIAATHYESQSVDSGLPLLLSAALVSLLRVHPALADHVGYLGYVPKLVAAVAFEGKRETMSLGEMKDGNSMEGLAYEPDEQPSQTPQELVRLSCLRVLHQLAASTICAEAMAATSVGTPQVVPLLMKAIGWQGGSILALETLKRLVGAGNRARDALVAQGLKVGLVEVLLGLLDWRAGGRSGFCSQMKWNESEASIGRVLAIEVLHAFATEGAHWVKVREILNSSNVWSAYKDQKHDLFLPSNAQSAAAGIAGLIENPSSRLTYALTAPSQTSQARSPASKVSDLNGSEDQPS is encoded by the exons ATGGACCAACACCATTCCTCAATCACCGCACCTTCTCCCCAGGAAGAGCCCGAGTACCTTGCCCGTTATTTCGTTATCAAGCACTCCTGGCGCGGTCGGTATAAGCGAATCCTTTGCATTTCTAACGTCGCGATCATCACACTTGATCCCTCGACTTTGTCCGTAACGAATTCATATGATGCCTCGAGGGATTTCGAAACCGCCATGCCAGTTATCTCGAGGGATGAGAATTCTACTGAGTTTAATATGAGCGTCAGGACCGATGGAAAAGGGAAATTTAAGGCGATAAAGTTTTCGTCGCGGTATCGCTCGAGTATTTTAACCGAATTGCACAGAATTAGTTGGAATCGGCTGGCACCAGTGGCGGAGTTTCCGGTGTTGCTTCTACGGGGACACCATGCCGAATGGATCCTCTTA AAATTGAAGGTCACATATGTTGGGGTTGAACTTATTGATTTAAAATCTGGAGATCCTCGATGGTGCTTAGATTTTAGAGACATGTCTTCCCCCGCCATTGTTCTACTCGCGGATGCTTATGGGAAGAAAAGCATTGATCATGGTGGTTTCGTTCTTTGCCCTTTATATGGAAGGAAATCTAAAGCTTTTCAAGCAGCTTCAGGGACCACAAATTCTGCTATAATTTCAAGTCTG ACTAAAACTGCTAAATCAATGGTTGGAGTGTCACTTTCTGTAGACAAGTCACAATCTCTCACTGCAACAGAGTATATAAAGCAAAGag cCAAAGAGGCTGTTGGAGCAGCAGAAACCCCTTGCGGAGGTTGGTATGTGACAAGATTGCGTTCAGCTGCTCATGGAACTTTGAATGTTCCTGGATTGAGTTTCAGTGTTGGTCCAAAAGGAGGACTAGGAGAGCATGGGGATGCTGTCTCTCGTCAACTCATCCTCACAAAAGCCTCCCTTGTTGAAAGGCGGCCATATAATTATGAA GCTGTTATTGTTCGTCCTTTATCGTCAGTGAGCTGTCTTGTTCGATTTGCAGAGGAGCCCCAGATGTTTGCAATTGAATTCAATGATGGGTGCCCCATCCAT GTCTATGCAAGCACCTCACGAGATAACTTACTTGCTGCAATTCGTGATGTCTTGCAAATAGAA CGTCAGTGTGCCGTACCTGTTTTACCAAGGTTGACAATTCCTGGTCATCGCGTTGATCCACCTTGTGGGAGAGCTACTTTGCAATTTGGGCAACAATTCGCTCTTGCTGATATGGAAAGTGCATCCATGCATTTGAAACACTTGGCTGCTGCTGCCAAAGATGCTGTCGCTGAAGGTGGTTCCATTCCTGGTTCAAGAGCTAAGCTATGGCGTAGAATAAGGGAGTTTAATGCATGCATTCCATATAGTGGAGTGCCTCCTAATATTGAAGTACCTGAGGTGGCTATGATGGCCTTGATTACAATGCTTCCAGCAACACCAAATCTTCCTCTGGAGTCCTCTCCCTTGCCTCCTCCTTCACCTAAAGCAGCTGCAACAGTGGTGGGCTTTGTTGCATGTTTACGTAGATTGTTAGCTTCCAAAAGTGCTGCTTCTCATGTTATGTCTTTTCCTGCTGCCGTTGGAAGAATAATGGGCTTACTTAGAAATGGATCTCAGGGTATAGCTGCTGAAGCAGCAGGGCTTGTTGCAGCACTCATTGGAGGTGGTCCTAGGGATACAAATCTTCTAACAGATTCTAAAGGGGAGCAACATGCCACAATTATGCATACTAAGTCTGTACTGTTCTCTCAGTCTGGTTATGTTAGTATCCTTGTCAACAGATTGAAACCAATGTCTGTGTCGCCTTTACTGTCCATGACTATTGTTGAAGTTCTGGAGGCTATGATATGTGATCCACATGGTGAAACTACCCAGTACACAGTTTTTGTTGAGCTGTTGCGCCAAGTAGCTGGTTTGAAGCGCCGTTTATTTGCTATGTTTGGCCATCCTGCAGAAGGTGTCAGGGAAACAGTTGCCGTGATAATGCGTACTATTGCAGAAGAAGATGCAATTGCCGCTGAGTCAATGCGAGAGGCTGCTTTACGTGATGGTGCTCTATTGAGGCATTTATTACAtgcatttttcctttttgatggTGAGCGTCGTGAGGTTAGTCGACAGCTTGTTGCCTTATGGGCAGATTCCTACCAACCAGCTCTAGAGTTATTGTCTAGAGTTTTGCCTCCAGGACTTGTTGCTTATTTGCACACACGTTCTGATGGAGTACTTGaagattcaattcaagaaggAATATTGACCAGCAAAAGACAGAGTCGCTTACTTCAGCAGAGGAGGGGTCGTACAGGGCAGGGGATTACATCACAAGAGCAACCTTTCCCTtctgttaataattttgaagcTGGTGATGCTGTGAGGCAGATGAATGCTGGTTACCAGAAATCTACCATAGACCCTAATGCCGGTCAAGTTTCAAACCAATCTTCTGCTGCTTACTCCGTGGAAAGTTTGACAACTGATGCTTACTCCACAGGAATTTCTCAAAATGGCCATTTGGTTATGGCAGCTTCCACTGATGTCCCATCAGCAAATGTGCATGGAGCATCAGAAATAAATGCTTCAAATGCAGTTGATTCTGACAGCAATGTAGTTGGGTCACATAACACTGGTCTTCCAACACCTGCTCAGGTTGTTGTGGAGAACACACCTGTTGGTTCTGGTCGCCTACTTTGTAATTGGCCTGAATTCTGGCGGGCTTTTAGCCTTGATCATAACCGTGCAGATTTGATCTGGAATGAGCGTACTAGGCAAGAGCTGAGGGAGGCTTTGCAAGCTGAGGCTCACAAGTTGGATGTTGAGAAGGGGCGCACTGAAGATATTGTTCCTGGATGTGCTACAGTAGAGACTATGAGTGACCAAGAATGTATTCTGAGGATCTCTTGGAACTATTCTGAGTTCTCGATCAGTTATCCTAGTTTGTCCAAGGAGGTTTGTGTTGGTCAGTATTATCTCCGCTTGTTGCTTGAGAGTGGTAGTAGTGACAGGGCACAGGATTTTCCACTTCGTGATCCTGTTGCTTTCTTCAGAGCACTCTATCACCGGTTTTTATGTGATGCTGACATAGGCCTTACAGTAGGTGGTGCTGTACCGGATGAACTGGGTTCATCTGATGATTGGTGTGATGTGGGAAGGTTAGATGGTTTTGGAGGAGGTGGAGGCTCTTCAGTTAGGGAGCTTTGTGCAAGGGCTATGTCAATTGTGTATGAACACCATTGCAATACAATAGGCCCTTTTGAAGGGACTGCACATATTACAGTTCTCTTGGACAGAACAGATGATAGAACTTTGAGACACCGTCTACTTCTTCTTTTGAAG GTTTTGATGAAGGTTTTAGCTAATGTGGAATCTTGTGTTTTGGTGGGAGGGTGCGTACTAGCCGTTGATTTGCTAACAGTGGTTCATGAAGCTTCAGAGAGGACTGCCATCCCTTTGCAATCAAATTTGATAGCTGCTACTGCTTTTATGGAGCCACTAAAGGAATGGATGTATTCTGACAAAGATGGTGAAGAGGTTGGACCTTTGGAGAAGGATGCTATCAGAAGGTTGTGGTCAAAGAATGCTATTGATTGGACAACAAGGTGCTGGGCTTCTGGGATGGTAGACTGGAAGAGGTTACGAGATATTCGTGAGCTTCGTTGGGCACTATCTGGTCGGGTTCCTGTCCTTACACCAACTCAG GTAGGAGAGGCTGCACTTTCTGTGTTACATAGCATGGTTTCTGCACATTCAGACTTAGATGATGCTGGTGAAATGGTCACCCCTACTCCAAGG GCTATGCTGTCTGGGGAGCCAAGTATTGTTGAGGCTGCTGCTGCGTTGCTGAAGGCTATTGTTACCAGAAATCCAAAGGCCATGATGCGTCTGTATAGCACAGGTGCATTTTATTTTGCCCTGGCATACGCTGGATCCAACCTCTTTTCTATTGCACAACTCTTCTCAGTAACCCATTTACTTCAAGCTTTTCATGGTGGAGAAGAAGCTGCAGTTTCCTCTTCATTACCCCTTGCTAAACGTAGTGTATTAGGTGGACTTCTGCCTGAATCTCTACTGTACGTTTTAGAGCGTAGTGGCCCTCTTGCATTTGCTGCAGCAATGGTTTCCGACTCTGATACTCCTGAGATCATTTGGACACATAAAATGCGAGCagaaaatctgatttgtcaG GTTTTGCAGCATCTTGGTGATTTCCCCCAGCAGCTGTCACAACACTGTCATTCTTTATATGATTATGCTCCTATGCCACCAGTTACTTATCCAGAGCTTAGAGATGAAATGTGGTGTCACCGTTATTATCTTCGAAATTTATGTGATGAGATCCGTTTTCCAAGTTGGCCAATTGTTGAGCATGTAGAGTTTCTACAGTCCTTGCTAGTAATGTGGCGAGAAGAGTTGACACGGAAACCAATGGATCTTTCTGAGGAAGAAGCTTGCAAAATCTTAGAGATTACTTTGGGCGATGTATCCAGTGATGTTGCTGATCAGAAGTATTCTCACAAGGTGACAGAAGAGATATCTACCATATCCAAACAAATTGAAAACATTGATGAAGAGACGCTTAAGAGACAGTATAGGAAACTTGCAATGAAATACCATCCTGACAAAAACCCTGAAGGGAGGGAGAAATTTCTTGCTGTACAGAGGGCTTATGAACGAATTCAG gCCACTATGCAAGGTTTGCAAGGTCCCCAGCCTTGGAGGTTGTTGCTTTTGTTGAAAGGACAATGCATCTTGTACAGACGATATGGAGATGTACTGGTACCATTTAAATATGCTGGTTATCCCATGTTGCTCAGTGCAGTAACTGTTGACAAAGAAGATAACAATTTTCTTTCCTCTGAGAGAGCACCTCTTCTTGTCACGGCATCAGAGCTTGTTTGGCTTAC gTGTGCATCTTCCTCATTGAATGGTGAAGAACTTGTTAGAGATGGTGGGATAAAACTTCTAGCGACACTTCTCTCTCGTTGCATGTTTGTAGTTCAACCGACTACTACTGCAAATGAACCATCTGCTATCATCGTTACCAATGTGATACGAACCTTTTCTGTTCTGAGTCAGTTTGAGACTGCTAGGGATGAGATGCTTGAGCTTTCTGGACTGGTTCAGGACATAGTGCACTGCACTGAACTTGAGCTTGTGCCTGCAGCTCTTGATGCTTCCCTCCAGACTATTGCTCATGTTTCTGTGTCCTCTGATTTGCAAGATGCCTTCATAAAGGCTGGAGTGCTATG GTACCTGTTGCCATTGTTGCTTCAGTATGACTCAACTGCAGAGGATTCTGATACGTCAAAGTCGCATGGTGTTGGTGCTCGTGTTCAAATTGCAAAAAACATGCATGCTATACGCGCATCTCAGGCTTTATCTAGGCTTAGTGGGTTATGCAGTGACGAGAGTTCAACACCTTATAATGCACCTGTTGTCAATGCGCTCAGAGCTTTACTAACTCCAAAACTTGCCAGTATGTTGAGAGATCAAGTACCAAAAGACCTACTGTCCAAGTTGAACTCAAACTTGGAGTCACCAGAG ATCATCTGGAACTCTGCAACTCGAGCGGAACTGCTTAAATTTGTGGATCAGCAACGTGCTAGCCTGGGTCCAGACGGTTCATATGACCTGAAAGATTCTCATATCTTTGGCTATGAAGCGCTTTCAAAGGAACTTTTTGTTGGCAATGTTTATTTGAGGGTTTATAATAATCAACCTGACTTGGAGATCAGTGAACCAGAAGCATTCTGTGTGGCTTTGATTGGTTTTATAGCTTTTCTAGTTCACAATGTTCGGGAAATACTTAATATCAACATCTCATCCCCTAAGTCTGATGAACATCAGAGTGACACAACTGGTACATCAGTAAACGAGCAGCAAGTTCCTGATGACTCTATGGCCACATCTGATGTGAAAGATAAGGAAGAAAATCTGATGATTAAGAACCTTCAATTTGGACTTAAGTCACTTAAG aACTTGCTGAGCACGCATTCAAATTTGGCTTCCATATTTTCTACTAAAGAGAAGCTATTGCCAATTTTTGAATGCTTTTCTGTGCCTGTTGCTCCAGAAAGCAACATTCCTCAGCTTTGCCTGAAGATTCTCTCTCTCTTGACTGCATATGCTTCTTCCTCAGAGGCCATGGTTGCAGACGGGTCTAATCTTCTTCTTTTGCTGCAAATGCTCCACTCTGCCCCGGCTTGCAGAGAAGGGGCACTTCATGTTCTCTATGCTTTGGCAAGCACGCCTGAACTTGCTTGGGCAGCTGCCAAGCATGGTGGTATTGTTTACATTCTTGCACTTCTCTTGCCTTTACAAG AAGAAATACCCTTGCAGCAAAGAGCGGCAGCAGCCTCTTTATTGGGTAAGCTTGTCGCGCAGCCAATGCATGGACCTAGAGTTGCCATAACATTAGCAAGGTTTTTTCCGGATGGCCTAGTATCAATCATAAGGGATGGCCCTGGTGAAGCTGTTGTGTCTGCCCTTGAGCAGAATACAGAAACGCCAGAACTCGTATGGACACCAGCCATGGCAGCTTCTTTGTCTGCACAAATTGCTACTATGGTATCAAATCTATACCATGAACAAACAAAAGGCCGTGTCATTGACTGGGATGTACCTGAGCAACCTTCTTCGCAGCAGGAGATGAGAGATGAACCACAG GTTGGTGGGATCTATGTCAGGTTATTCCTTAAAGATCCCAAATTCCCTCTTAGAAATCCCAAGAGATTCCTGGAAGGGCTTCTGGACCAGTACTTGTCTTCTATTGCTGCCACTCATTATGAGTCACAATCTGTGGACTCTGGGCTTCCTTTGCTTCTTTCTGCTGCTTTGGTTTCATTATTGCGAGTGCACCCTGCACTTGCAGACCATGTTGGTTATCTAGGGTATGTGCCTAAACTTGTTGCTGCTGTGGCTTTTGAAGGAAAACGAGAAACTATGTCATTAGGTGAGATGAAAGATGGCAATAGTATGGAAGGCCTAGCATATGAACCTGATGAGCAACCTTCACAAACTCCACAAGAACTTGTGCGACTTAGTTGTTTGCGGGTTCTGCATCAGCTTGCTGCCAGTACAATATGTGCTGAAGCCATGGCTGCAACAAGTGTTGGAACACCTCAA GTTGTTCCACTTCTAATGAAAGCTATAGGATGGCAAGGGGGAAGCATTCTAGCGCTGGAAACACTAAAACGTCTTGTTGGTGCTGGTAATCGAGCTAGGGATGCACTTGTTGCTCAAGGACTTAA